One stretch of Tribolium castaneum strain GA2 chromosome 5, icTriCast1.1, whole genome shotgun sequence DNA includes these proteins:
- the Oli gene encoding class E basic helix-loop-helix protein 22 — protein MKSFECESSSEGDEPTIHPISRTIAQPPQWLRGNSAPGWGWQTGCGSSTGGPSSSSGALDQTNFAPFTSTEEGQIPGRRTPLGAVGLGGFYFQGCQPNIASHGPPSDENTPDPTDSTQPNRPQHSRASQNANPSKAKNRQGKSVRLNINARERRRMHDLNDALDELRAVIPYAHSPSVRKLSKIATLLLAKNYILMQANALEEMKRLIAYLQGTAGGAAIVAPPGFDLQGFPAAAKFLQQQQALQAENARNSEGNNGSSGSAM, from the exons ATGAAATCATTCGAATGTGAATCGTCTTCAGAAGGCGACGAACCCACCATCCACCCCATCTCACGGACGATAGCGCAGCCTCCGCAGTGGCTGCGCGGGAACTCTGCCCCCGGCTGGGGGTGGCAAACTGGC TGCGGCTCCTCAACCGGTGGTCCGAGCTCCTCATCCGGCGCCTTAGATCAAACGAATTTCGCTCCCTTTACCTCAACCGAAGAGGGTCAAATCCCCGGCAGACGCACCCCTTTAGGAGCCGTGGGATTAGGCGGCTTCTACTTCCAAGGCTGTCAACCCAACATCGCTAGCCACGGGCCACCCTCCGACGAGAACACCCCCGACCCGACCGACTCCACCCAACCCAACCG GCCGCAACATTCCCGAGCGTCCCAAAACGCCAATCCCTCCAAAGCGAAGAACAGACAGGGAAAATCCGTCCGATTGAACATAAACGCAAGAGAAAGGCGGCGAATGCACGACTTGAACGACGCTTTGGACGAACTTAGAGCTGTGATCCCGTACGCACATTCGCCCTCAGTCAGGAAACTGTCCAAGATTGCCACACTGCTCCTGGCCAAGAACTACATTCTAATGCAAGCCAACGCTCTGGAAGAGATGAAGAGGCTGATTGCCTACTTGCAGGGGACTGCAGGAGGAGCGGCTATTGTGGCGCCGCCAGGGTTCGACCTGCAGGGCTTTCCTGCCGCCGCCAAGTTCCTGCAACAGCAACAGGCCCTCCAAGCCGAAAATGCCAGGAACAGTGAGGGCAACAACGGAAGCTCGGGCTCCGCTATGTGA